The sequence below is a genomic window from Dromaius novaehollandiae isolate bDroNov1 chromosome 7, bDroNov1.hap1, whole genome shotgun sequence.
TGCTGACATTGATGTGATGTACACGAACTGTAACAAAaagtttcttgaaaaagaaaaccaatggCAAGCTCAAAATTAAGTAACAAGTTTGAGCCTAAGAATCTATTTTAAATCATCCTAAAAAGCTGCTGCCTTCTTGTTTACTGTCCTGTTTATAATACCCAAATAATATGAAAATGAACAGAGTAAGTACCTGCCATGAGCTCAcgatgaatggaaaaaaaaagaagtaggaatCATTTAAACAGCTTTCCCTGATCACACGAATTGTTATCTTAACACAGGAAGTAGGTTAATATCACGACTTGTGCAGAAAGACGATTAGGAcctgtctttcctttctccagaGGTGAATACAAACTTCTAAAAGGTCCAGTCACTCTTCCATCCATAATTCTCATCAAGTCATTTGCCCCACAGTTCTGTAACACTAACTGCCAGAGCTACAGAAGAACAGAAATGCCACTGCACTCTAATTCTGTCATTAATTCTGTGACTTCACTCTTCTAATTTCAGATTTCACAAGTTGATTTTTATATTCCTAGTCTAAGATAAAAATTTAGAAGCATACAGTGTAATTTTGAGGAAGGTGACATCTGCAGGTAGATGTAATAGTACAGTTATTAGGCCAATTAGTACAGTTGGAAAAAGCAGACAAGTTTTGCCAACATCCTTAGATCCTCctccttaaaacacaaaaaagcttTAGTGATTTATTATTGTCCCTAGAAATGAGAAATTGCAAATCAAACTCTTTAAAAACCAGAACATGCATAAGAGCTATTGGTTACTTACCTGGAATAAATAATACATCTCCTCCTTCCAGGTAACATTCATAACGCTTGGCTTTTGCAAAAAGGGGATATTTGTCAAAGTCTGGATTATTCACATCCAGCACCTCTGATTTAGTACCTTAGGAAAGTTTTCAAAAACAATAAATATTCTTACTCTCCCAAACAGTAATAAAGCATAAACAAATTATTAGAAGTGATAGTTCTTGAATCAGATATAATACTAGTTTACTGCTCTATAACTCTTCTAAACCAGGCAAATCTGATGGCACTCCTCATTTACTGAGGAGACATATTCTTCTGTTGTCTACCTTTCTCCTGTAGCTGCAATCTTATTAACACTAAAAAAAACTTCCTCTGacttttaaaatgccattttaaatcCAGGCAGATCTCTGTACTCCTCCACAGTTAGGTGGTGGAACCACAACCAGAGAGAGAACGTGGGCTGCAGTGCTCCTCTGCAAATTTCCTAACCTGCTCCACTAAAATTCCTTACCTTTGACTGACAGCAAACAGCACCAGAGTAAAGACAGCAAGTGACTTCTTTTACACCAAACTGTCAGTCAGTGATTTTCTTCCTACAGTGCAGCACTAGTCAGCTGGAAAGGCACTTGTGGTCACCAAATTCTGAACTAGATATATGTAATATACATACCTGACAAATATAAATACGGTGCATCTTGAGGACTATACAAAAGAACTCGCTTTTTCCCTGTTATTTGGATTAAGAAGTTATCCATTACCTGGAATAGGCATAGTTAGATAGATGTCAGCCAAGAGTTAAGAATGAATATATAGTCTGCACATAATATATCATCAGTGCAAAAAATGGAATATTAAAACCTTCATGTGTTACACTGCACGATCTTAGAAGATAATCTTATTTGGAATCTATTGCACTGCAGCAACAAACTGTCCAAATCACTGTAAAATTATCAACAGTTTCatcttcagaatgaaaaatgaaggTAATCTTGAagacaaaaatgttaaaagttactttgttttggatttttaactgaaaatccAAATAAAACAGTAAAGAATTAATCAAACAACCTTTAATCTTGTAAGTATGGAATTTCAGGATTAGACATAAAATCAGTAAGATATTATGCCCACAAAATACCTCTACTGAAAATCCACTACACGGAACATTATGCAATTTAAGTGTTTCAAAATATGCAAAGTGTCTCATAACAGATCTTTGCCAACAGATATTTGCTACTTAGTATTTCAACACTGCAATGTCATCTGCAACATTTACCCATAAACACATGTATTACCTACATCATAGTGTGTCCACAGCTGCAATCCTGCTGAACTGATGCGGAAGACACTAGAGAAAAACTGTTCCTTTTCAAAATACTCTGGAATCTGAATATCTTCTGCCAAAACAGGAAACTGCTTTCTGATATCTGCAATATCCTGAATCAAAAAGGATATAACCATTAGAGGACCATATACGTAAATTAAAATAACGAAGCAGCTGATAATCATTTCTTGTCATAGGGAATGCAGGGCTGGAACTTCGGGCACAGCCACAGAACATTCAGCACTGGCAAACACCTGGAAATAGTAAGGATGGTCATCCTCCTTTCAGTGTTGACTTGGTCACCAGCAGTAAGAACAGCCAGAAAGCTGCTTTGAACTGTGACTGCTACAAAATGCACTGAAACAGCAACAGACTATCAGAAAACTCTTTATATTACCTTACGACAATGGCTAGAGAATGGCAGGTGAAGGTTTCAGTAACTGGCTAAGCTCTTTTTAAACACCACCTTATTTTAGACACTTAGGTTTAAACATTCTGATCTAAATCCAGTCACATTCATAGGCCAACTGACCATAAGCTAGTTGTATGCCTGTACTACACAGCCAGCAGATGACAACAGGCTTCTTAAAATATTCCTAAATTGTTACTTTACAATATTAGAACTACAACCTCAAGTAACTCACCTTTCTAGGATCTTCACCCAGGGATCGCAAATAGTACTTTTCATCCTGAacataatacaaaaagaaagttATGTCTTCTAATATAAATTACAAGCACGCTTAAAGAGCGAGCCTGTGATTTCTCATTAATCAAATGTAGAGCTTTGTTAAAATACGGTGCAAATAAGCGGCACTCACAACTTCAGCTACTTTGTTATCCTGCCTTTCCACTACTGCTCTTTGGTGCTTATCtcaagcaatgaaaaaaatatgttgATTAACTGAGAGTGAAGAATAATGAAGTGGGAGAGACTTAAAATCACAACCCAACAGCTGCTTCAATATTGCTCTTTCCTGGATGGATTCAAAGCAAGCATGGATTTTAACTTAAGCTCTTCAGAACAGAGGCAGGAAGCCATTTCAACTGGCTTCAAAACTTACTGCTTGCTATATACATAAAGCCTGAAATGCATGTTTGCATTCAACACTGTTCACTTCCTTAGTCACAGTTAtctgaaaaatcagtattttaaacattgttttgTAAAGGTAGCCCCACATACGCTCCTCAACAATTATGTGacaatatttctgtatttgtattttgatAGCAGATACAGTCAAACTCTAAAATATCATGACATCTTCTTGCAAAACACCTAAATTATACACTTATTTTAAAGCAAGGTTTGATTTCTGAATTTGGTGCTGAAACTTTTGCTCACATAAACTATCTTTGATAACAGAAACAGGACCACTGAAGTTAACCACACTGTATACACATAAAATAATTTCcaaggaaagattatttttctttgtctccaAGCCACATAAAACAGCTAAATTTAAGATCAAGGGCTTTACTGGAGTGAGACCTTAAATTACAAGTCATCCTTTTCCCTCCAAATACTGGCAAAATAACTGATGGAAGAAACTGTGGCACTAAGGAAATTACCTCAGACAGAAAGTACTCTGTGTGTTTGACTTCAGCTGCTCTCTGTACAAATGTATCAAAAGGCAGAGTTctgaaatataaatatcaaaattcATATAATGAATCAATGTAACAAGACAATCTAAATACAGAGTTTAAAATCATAGGGTCTCTTACCATAGCACGGATAGCAAAAAATGCaacttgcctttttaaaaaaaaaaaacaaaacaaaacaaaacatggtgACTAACCAGTGATTGCAGTGAATGTTTGAAGAGTTCTACAAGATAAAATTCCTACACTTACAAACCTCTCTAGTTTATAGTCCCACTATAGATCCAAACAGCGTCACAGAATCATGTAATTGAAGTTGAAatggacctctgaagatcatctagtccaacccacctgctcaaagcaggtcaactagagcagatcagccagtcaggttttgaatatctccaaggacggagactccacaacctctctgggcaacctgttccagtgttcaacaaCCCTCGCAgtaaaaaggggttttttttaaatggttacatataatttcctgtatttcaatttgtgcccattgcctcctgtcctgtcactaggcaccccgagaagagtctggctctgttttctttacactgccccatcaggtatttatatacactggtaagatccccctgagtTCACAGGGTCTCAATGGTCTGAGTCACAAAGTAAGAAAGATCTTTAGAGTAAATTACATTCAAAGTCTGGCCTACACCTGACAGTACTTGATTAGACAGACTGTTTTGCTAAAAGGATGTAATTTTTAGGCTTGTTTTTTGCCTATTTCTGTAAAGTTGCACGAAAGCTCAGCACCAAGAAAACTGTTTCTGGGCTAAAGGGAAGCCACTGGACCCAAAACACTTTTAGGTACATAAATGCAAGCTGAatcttaagaggaaaaaaacaaaagaaaaaataagccaCTGTTAATAGAGTATGACAATAATTATGGGTTGAATTGTTATATCCTGCCCATTTACACTTCCTGCTGAAGGCAAAAGAAACTGTTTGTTCCTTACAGCTCTCCAAATCACATCATCAGCTGAGAGTGTACTTCCACTACAGCTTAAACTCATGCAAGCTGGCGCTGCCACAGTCTGCCCCTGCTGTCCTCCCTAGTCATCTCACCTGCCTTGCGCTAGCACTGGCACTCATGTGACCACAAGGTCAACCTGCTCACaaagctaaaacagcaggaaaaaaccaCTCAGATTTCTGCACCAGCTCACAGAGTGGTTGGATGAGTGCAAAAACCAACACAAAGAAGGGAGCAGAATCATGCAACTTACAATGGGACTGTGTGGTACTCACATCAGTTTAAAATCATGGAGCTGCACGTTAAGTCTTCATTGTCCCTGCTCTTCTAGATCTACTTACTCCCCCTTCAGATTAGAATAGGAGACTTGCTATGGAAAGTCTCctaattttctaaattttctgtGAAGTAGATGAAAGTATTTAATTCTTAACACCTGCCCGAATCAAGCTCCACCCAAGCACCTCTATATACCTAAAATACCTGATCAACTGTATGTCTGTGAATGTCACAGTAAGAGAttttataataagaaaaaaaatgggtgaGGGAAGAGGGAATGAAATATGGAGGTCAGACAAAATCATTCAAGTATGATCTGATTTCAAAGGTTCAGAAGTTCAGTGTTCATGCAAGCAGAATATAAAAGCATGATTAtatggtgttttttttcccccactcacaAAGACTTGTAATTTGTTTACACTTACAGCACATGCTTctgctttcttaaaattttaagaGACTGAACACATCTTGTTCCCACTTAGGGAAAACAAACGACAATTAAAATAAAGGCATTTACCCTTGAAGAACAATAACACAATGATGAGATGAGAGGAACTCGAAAGAAATGTTTTGGCAAGCTACACGAGAGGAACTTCGAAGGAGACCAGGAGTCTGTAAGACCCATATCAAGATTAAACAGTTGGTGAAACGTGCCGTGTCCAGTAGTTTGAACATACCGAGGCTGCACATGCTAACTTTGAAAAGAGTTTGGTTTCTAATTAGTAACATCCCTCTAGAGTAAACACACTGGAATAGCATGCCTGCCACATGCCAGCATTCAAAGAGGTTCAGGCACATTATTTGTCAGAAACTAGCACTATTCAATAACATTGAAAAGACACTACATAATTAGAGCAAAATAGCATACTATCTAGTATCAAGTTTCTTATTTATATCAGCAAATACCAGGCTCAACTTTCCTCCAAGATTGCTCTGTCAAAATCTCTTTATATCATTTCTCCATGTCATCATTTTTAAAGCCCTTTTTGGCCTCTCTTTTCACCTTGTAGCATTTATTTATGGTATTAAGATACTTGTGAaatgaagggaagagggggaaatcAAGGACAATAATTTGAAACTCAGTTTCAGTTTTTCACAATAAAGTATCTTCACCTTCCTACCCTCAAACAGATTTACTATATTTTTAAAGGCACATGCCTTTAAATACAAGAGGCCTTGGAACGAAGTACCTATACACAAAGTTCTTACTGAGGAAATCCATCTGTGGCACTGTAGAAACGTGAATCTTTACTTCTTTAGATCCTTCTGCTTGGCTCAGGTAATCTACTGTCCATTTGGTTGTGCAAGTACCCAGTTCCATTCCTTTCAGCACTACTGGCTTTCGCTaaggaagcaaacaaacaaaaaaattgtgaaatGATGGTAGCATCCAGTGAAAAAATCCAGAACTGGTTTTTCAGACTAAGCGCACACAAACAACTCAGCTGAATACCAGGACCTGCAGCACAAAGTTACAACTAAACAACAGCATTAATCAGAATGCTGAAACAAAATGCAGGAAATTGTGAGACTGTTTCTCTATTTACTGCATGCTCTTCCATAGTGGGAAAGGCAATGATATGGAGGTAAACACAGCTTTAATACTGAGTATATTCTAGAGTCACTGAAGCACCTAGCTAGGCTAAGGAATAGTTTAGTCATTGTAGCCAGAGCCTAGCAGAAAACAGATAGAAGATCATACATTTAAGGTGTAGACGGTGGGCTGTAGTGGTGCTATATTTTCTCAACCCCTTTTTACAGCTCATTAATGCTGACAACCATGAATAGGTCTGATTCAGTGCACACAAAAGATACTGTAAAAAGACTCTTTTGCTTTGAATCAGGACCTTGGAGAAAAAGGAAGCAGtaataacaaaaagaaatggcAGTCACATGTTTTCTAACCagcattaaagaaaattaaaacacaaGACAGATCAACTGCTTGAGTTATTCAGCAGATCAGGAGGGGTTAGCCACCAGAAATTCCTTCATCCTAAACCTACAGTTATTTTAATGAATCATGGTGCCTCCTATAAAAGATATCAAAACCAAAATTGATTAGGTTTAGTATCAGGCTGCTAACCCAAactatttcctttcatttgttgAATCCTTCTCTAATTAACTGCTTTATTTTCTAAGTAACCTTGACTGTtagaaaaacatgtatttatgaaaaacatgtattttcacaaaagatagcaga
It includes:
- the TYW5 gene encoding tRNA wybutosine-synthesizing protein 5 produces the protein MEQREQSVELVASLAGVTRERFLRDIYPRRKPVVLKGMELGTCTTKWTVDYLSQAEGSKEVKIHVSTVPQMDFLSKNFVYRTLPFDTFVQRAAEVKHTEYFLSEDEKYYLRSLGEDPRKDIADIRKQFPVLAEDIQIPEYFEKEQFFSSVFRISSAGLQLWTHYDVMDNFLIQITGKKRVLLYSPQDAPYLYLSGTKSEVLDVNNPDFDKYPLFAKAKRYECYLEGGDVLFIPALWFHNVISEEFGVGLNVFWKHLPSECYDKNDTYGNKDPTAASRAMQILDRALKTLEELPEEYRDFYARRMVLRIQEKAYRTDYK